From Camelina sativa cultivar DH55 chromosome 7, Cs, whole genome shotgun sequence, one genomic window encodes:
- the LOC104702829 gene encoding serine carboxypeptidase-like 9 isoform X3, with translation MAFLWRLWLSKHPQYLSNPFYATGSSYAGMIVPALVDKISEGNYICCNPPINIQGYVLGNPMTHYDIEQNSRIPFAHGMSLISDELYTSMKRFCKGNYFNVDPSNTKCLELVEEFHLCIDDLNIYNPLIPDCEDPADTQNISPDCYYYKYHLEERWANTESVRKALHIKKGSKREWVRFNRRIPYDQDIKSNSIPYHMKNSLNGYRSLIFSGDHDMALPSIGTQAWINSLNYSITHDWKPWMINNQIAGYARTYSNKMTFATVKGCGHTPEYLPEETSVVFKMWLSGQLL, from the exons ATGGCCTTCTTATGGAGATTG TGGCTAAGCAAGCATCCACAATATTTGTCCAATCCATTTTATGCTACTGGAAGTTCTTATGCCGGTATGATTGTTCCGGCCCTCGTTGACAAAATCTCAGAAG gaaattatatatgttgCAACCCTCCTATAAATATACAG GGTTATGTGCTCGGAAACCCAATGACACATTATGACATTGAACAAAACTCTCGTATTCCATTTGCTCATGGAATGTCACTTATCTCTGATGAACTCTACACG TCAATGAAGAGATTTTGCAAAGGAAATTATTTCAATGTGGATCCAAGTAACACAAAATGTTTGGAGCTTGTTGAAGAATTCCATTTG TGCATTGACgacctaaatatatataatccattgATACCAGATTGCGAGGACCCAGCAGATACACAAAATATATCTCCTGATTGCTAT TATTACAAGTATCATCTCGAAGAACGATGGGCCAACACAGAGAGCGTTCGCAAAGCTCTTCATATCAAAAAG GGGAGCAAAAGAGAATGGGTGCGATTTAATCGTAGAATACCATACGATCAAGACATTAAAAGCAATAGTATACCATACCATATGAAAAACAGCCTTAACGGCTACCGGTCTCTTATCTTCAG TGGTGATCATGATATGGCGTTGCCTTCCATTGGAACTCAAGCCTGGATAAATTCTCTCAATTATTCGATCACTCACGACTGGAAGCCTTGGATGATAAACAATCAAATCGCTGG ATACGCGAGAACTTATTCCAACAAGATGACATTTGCTACTGTCAAA GGATGTGGACACACGCCAGAGTATCTACCAGAAGAGACCTCTGTCGTGTTCAAAATGTGGCTCAGTGGCCAACTTTTGTAA
- the LOC104702829 gene encoding serine carboxypeptidase-like 9 isoform X1 — MNLTPKFLLLLLFVMSYHAESGSLVKFLPGFEGPLPFELETGYIGIGKKEEEQLFYYFIKSENNPEEDPLLLWLEGGPGSSSLNGLLMEIGPLNLKSEVYNGTVPSLVSTTYSWTKMASIIFLDQPVGAGFSYSRTPLNKTTDANEVNIIYEFLQKWLSKHPQYLSNPFYATGSSYAGMIVPALVDKISEGNYICCNPPINIQGYVLGNPMTHYDIEQNSRIPFAHGMSLISDELYTSMKRFCKGNYFNVDPSNTKCLELVEEFHLCIDDLNIYNPLIPDCEDPADTQNISPDCYYYKYHLEERWANTESVRKALHIKKGSKREWVRFNRRIPYDQDIKSNSIPYHMKNSLNGYRSLIFSGDHDMALPSIGTQAWINSLNYSITHDWKPWMINNQIAGYARTYSNKMTFATVKGCGHTPEYLPEETSVVFKMWLSGQLL, encoded by the exons atgaatttaaCACCAAAatttctgcttctgcttctatTTGTCATGAGTTATCATGCTGAATCTGGCTCTCTCGTCAAGTTTCTTCCCGGTTTTGAAGGCCCTCTTCCTTTCGAACTTGAAACCGG GTACATTGGTATTGGtaagaaagaggaagagcaacTGTTTTACTATTTCATCAAGTCTGAGAATAATCCAGAAGAAGACCCTCTTCTTCTATGGTTAGAGGGAGGACCTGGAAGTTCTTCTCTCAATGGCCTTCTTATGGAGATTG GCCCTTTGAATTTGAAGTCCGAGGTTTATAATGGAACTGTCCCTTCTTTGGTATCAACTACATATTCATGGACAAAG ATGGCGAGCATAATATTCTTGGATCAGCCTGTTGGAGCTGGCTTCTCATATTCAAGAACTCCACTTAATAAAACTACTGACGCAAATGAAGTTAACATCATATATGAGTTTCTTCAAAAG TGGCTAAGCAAGCATCCACAATATTTGTCCAATCCATTTTATGCTACTGGAAGTTCTTATGCCGGTATGATTGTTCCGGCCCTCGTTGACAAAATCTCAGAAG gaaattatatatgttgCAACCCTCCTATAAATATACAG GGTTATGTGCTCGGAAACCCAATGACACATTATGACATTGAACAAAACTCTCGTATTCCATTTGCTCATGGAATGTCACTTATCTCTGATGAACTCTACACG TCAATGAAGAGATTTTGCAAAGGAAATTATTTCAATGTGGATCCAAGTAACACAAAATGTTTGGAGCTTGTTGAAGAATTCCATTTG TGCATTGACgacctaaatatatataatccattgATACCAGATTGCGAGGACCCAGCAGATACACAAAATATATCTCCTGATTGCTAT TATTACAAGTATCATCTCGAAGAACGATGGGCCAACACAGAGAGCGTTCGCAAAGCTCTTCATATCAAAAAG GGGAGCAAAAGAGAATGGGTGCGATTTAATCGTAGAATACCATACGATCAAGACATTAAAAGCAATAGTATACCATACCATATGAAAAACAGCCTTAACGGCTACCGGTCTCTTATCTTCAG TGGTGATCATGATATGGCGTTGCCTTCCATTGGAACTCAAGCCTGGATAAATTCTCTCAATTATTCGATCACTCACGACTGGAAGCCTTGGATGATAAACAATCAAATCGCTGG ATACGCGAGAACTTATTCCAACAAGATGACATTTGCTACTGTCAAA GGATGTGGACACACGCCAGAGTATCTACCAGAAGAGACCTCTGTCGTGTTCAAAATGTGGCTCAGTGGCCAACTTTTGTAA
- the LOC104702829 gene encoding serine carboxypeptidase-like 9 isoform X2 has translation MAFLWRLMASIIFLDQPVGAGFSYSRTPLNKTTDANEVNIIYEFLQKWLSKHPQYLSNPFYATGSSYAGMIVPALVDKISEGNYICCNPPINIQGYVLGNPMTHYDIEQNSRIPFAHGMSLISDELYTSMKRFCKGNYFNVDPSNTKCLELVEEFHLCIDDLNIYNPLIPDCEDPADTQNISPDCYYYKYHLEERWANTESVRKALHIKKGSKREWVRFNRRIPYDQDIKSNSIPYHMKNSLNGYRSLIFSGDHDMALPSIGTQAWINSLNYSITHDWKPWMINNQIAGYARTYSNKMTFATVKGCGHTPEYLPEETSVVFKMWLSGQLL, from the exons ATGGCCTTCTTATGGAGATTG ATGGCGAGCATAATATTCTTGGATCAGCCTGTTGGAGCTGGCTTCTCATATTCAAGAACTCCACTTAATAAAACTACTGACGCAAATGAAGTTAACATCATATATGAGTTTCTTCAAAAG TGGCTAAGCAAGCATCCACAATATTTGTCCAATCCATTTTATGCTACTGGAAGTTCTTATGCCGGTATGATTGTTCCGGCCCTCGTTGACAAAATCTCAGAAG gaaattatatatgttgCAACCCTCCTATAAATATACAG GGTTATGTGCTCGGAAACCCAATGACACATTATGACATTGAACAAAACTCTCGTATTCCATTTGCTCATGGAATGTCACTTATCTCTGATGAACTCTACACG TCAATGAAGAGATTTTGCAAAGGAAATTATTTCAATGTGGATCCAAGTAACACAAAATGTTTGGAGCTTGTTGAAGAATTCCATTTG TGCATTGACgacctaaatatatataatccattgATACCAGATTGCGAGGACCCAGCAGATACACAAAATATATCTCCTGATTGCTAT TATTACAAGTATCATCTCGAAGAACGATGGGCCAACACAGAGAGCGTTCGCAAAGCTCTTCATATCAAAAAG GGGAGCAAAAGAGAATGGGTGCGATTTAATCGTAGAATACCATACGATCAAGACATTAAAAGCAATAGTATACCATACCATATGAAAAACAGCCTTAACGGCTACCGGTCTCTTATCTTCAG TGGTGATCATGATATGGCGTTGCCTTCCATTGGAACTCAAGCCTGGATAAATTCTCTCAATTATTCGATCACTCACGACTGGAAGCCTTGGATGATAAACAATCAAATCGCTGG ATACGCGAGAACTTATTCCAACAAGATGACATTTGCTACTGTCAAA GGATGTGGACACACGCCAGAGTATCTACCAGAAGAGACCTCTGTCGTGTTCAAAATGTGGCTCAGTGGCCAACTTTTGTAA
- the LOC109125498 gene encoding uncharacterized protein LOC109125498: MTLRQSQLDLPSYFTKKKILWEQLANNKSRNVKKCECDHVNELLEEADMSRVIQFLMGLNDEFNSVKSPILNMKPRPGLNEIYNMLDQDESQRLVGVSSRPKPPPIAFQSQVVIPDQNSILMAQGNFQKPKCSHCSRVGHTANKCYKIHRYPPGHPIAKKNNYVGSTNLASTGQIEDQKDQVGTEVHGEMSNDQLQQMISYLSAKLQSPSITSCPDKAIASTSNFVPSISQISSTFLSLYDFTFYDMLTSSIPHETEFSFRAWVIDSGASHHVTHERNLYIEYQALDRTFVRLPNGQTVKIEGTGYIQLTDALSLYNVLHIPEFKFNLLIVSVITKSLKFKVSFTSDECMIHALTQDLMIGNGSKVANLYVLNLDKSLVNVFCSAFPGKPVCSTSKDPSEMWHKSTSSKSRNKFGPRARACIFLGYPSGYKDDAKTFFPHISLPTQINDEHLPLVQSSSDASHTTDETSSMPFCAFINAIAKSKIPKNYSEARLDKVWVDAVGKEIRAFIRTQTWSVGDLPLDGSIERYKARLVAKGYTQREGIDFVETFSPVVKMATDQPSLLLSIYGLKQASRQWFLKFKTTLKGLGFETCHGDHTLFVKETGDQFRVVLVYVDDILIASTDAAAAGHLQDQLSSHFQLRDLGPPKFFLGIEIARSDACITLTQRKYVLDLLEETGFSDCKPSPISMKPDRHMSLTGLFKKKSKVVLEEIEPTFDSLDTSPTPILLSTVESALLPDAKQYRRLIDWGACPDSKMSVTGFAIFLGQSLTSWKSKKQQMVSMSSAESEYRAISKATKELIWFTYILKALLIPFSYPTYLYGDNTTALHISSHFVNHERTKHIEMDCHKVREVIEDGVLKTMFVRTDNQLADILTKPLHPAPFRDNIRKMGSHWSSTLRSVGFDLREMIFLGIMGNGTLPTGYAEVYAHDVCQNGTSWRELENTEWGNPVCCGILGMVRFLKELARDVSLAH; encoded by the exons ATGACTCTGAGACAAAGTCAACTTGATTTGCCGAGCTACtttacgaagaagaagattctgtggGAACAACTAGCCAacaacaagtctagaaatgtgAAGAAGTGCGAATGTGATCATGTCAATGAGTTGCTTGAAGAAGCTGATATGAGTCGTGTTATACAGTTCCTCATGGGGTTGAATGATGAATTCAATAGTGTCAAAAGTCCGATACTGAACATGAAGCCTAGGCCAGGATTGAATGAGATCTATAACATGTTGGATCAAGATGAGAGTCAAAGACTGGTAGGAGTTTCTTCTAGGCCAAAGCCGCCTCCTATTGCTTTCCAGTCTCAAGTTGTGATTCCGGATCAAAACTCAATTCTGATGGCTCAAGGAAACTTTCAAAAGCCTAAATGTTCTCATTGTTCTCGAGTTGGTCACACTGCGAACAAGTGTTACAAGATCCACAGATATCCGCCAGGTCATCCAATAGCTAAGAAGAACAATTATGTTGGAAGTACAAACTTGGCAAGTACTGGTCAGATCGAGGATCAAAAGGATCAAGTGGGGACAGAGGTGCATGGAGAAATGTCAAATGATCAGCTCCAACAGATGATTTCTTATCTCAGTGCCAAGCTTCAATCTCCTAGTATCACTTCATGCCCTGACAAAGCTATAGCCTCGACTTCGAACTTTGTACCTTCTATCTCACAGATATCTAGTACTTTCCtttctttatatgattttaCTTTCTATGACATGTTGACATCTTCTATACCTCATGAAACTGAGTTTTCTTTTAGAGCTTGGGTCATAGATTCAGGAGCTAGTCATCATGTTACTCATGAAAGAAATCTTTATATAGAGTACCAAGCCTTAGATAGAACATTTGTTAGATTGCCAAATGGTCAAACAGTTAAAATAGAGGGAACTGGTTATATTCAACTTACTGATGCTTTGTCACTTTATAATGTGTTACATATtcctgaatttaaatttaacttgCTAATTGTTAGTGTTATCACTAAATCTTTGAAGTTTAAAGTGAGTTTTACTTCTGATGAATGTATGATACATGCTCTTACTCAGGACCTAATGATTGGGAATGGTAGTAAAGTCGCAAATTTATATGTCTTGAACTTGGATAAGTCTCTTGTTAATGTGTTTTGCTCTGCTTTTCCTGGTAAGCCTGTCTGTTCTACTTCAAAAGATCCTTCTGAAATGTGGCACAAAAG TACTTCTTCTAAGTCTAGAAACAAGTTTGGACCTAGGGCTAGAGCTTGTATATTCTTAGGCTATCCATCAGGTTACAAAG ATGATGCAAAGACTTTCTTTCCTCATATTTCTCTCCCTACACAAATCAATGATGAACATTTGCCTTTAGTGCAATCATCTTCTgatgcttctcataccactgaTGAGACATCCTCCATG CCTTTCTGTGCTTTTATTAATGCCATTGCAAAGTCGAAAATTCCTAAAAACTATTCAGAGGCTCGGTTGGACAAGGTATGGGTTGATGCTGTGGGAAAGGAGATTAGGGCTTTTATAAGGACTCAGACGTGGAGTGTTGGTGATTTGCCTCTGG ATGGAAGTATTGAACGATACAAGGCTCGCTTGGTGGCAAAGGGGTATACTCAACGAGAGGGAATTGACTTTGTTGAAACTTTTTCACCCGTTGTGAAGATGGCAACA GATCAACCATCTCTCCTACTGTCCATATATGGCCTCAAACAAGCATCTCGACAGTGGTTTCTTAAGTTCAAGACTACTCTGAAAGGTCTTGGTTTCGAGACATGTCACGGTGATCACACTCTGTTTGTCAAAGAGACGGGTGATCAATTTCGTGTTGTCTTGGTGTATGTTGACGACATCTTAATTGCTAGTACAGATGCTGCAGCTGCTGGTCATTTGCAAGATCAGTTGAGTTCTCACTTTCAGTTAAGGGATCTTGGTCCTCCGAAGTTCTTCCTTGGTATTGAAATTGCTAGAAGTGATGCATGTATTACTCTTACTCAGAGGAAGTACGTTCTTGATCTCTTGGAAGAAACTGGTTTCTCGGACTGCAAACCTTCCCCTATTTCGATGAAGCCTGATCGGCATATGTCATTAACAGGATTGTTTAAGAAGAAATCTAAGGTGGTACTCGAGGAGATTGAACCAACTTTTGACTCTCTCGATACTTCACCAACTCCTATACTTTTGTCTACTGTTGAAAGTGCACTTCTTCCTGATGCTAAGCAATATAGGAGATTGATTG ACTGGGGTGCTTGTCCCGACAGTAAAATGTCGGTGACAGGTTTTGCGATCTTTCTTGGTCAATCATTGACATCTTGGAAATCTAAGAAACAACAGATGGTCTCGATGAGCTCTGCAGAATCTGAATATAGAGCGATAAGCAAAGCTACCAAGGAGTTGATCTGGTTTACATACATTTTGAAGGCATTGTTGATTCCTTTCTCTTATCCAACCTATTTGTATGGTGACAACACAACAGCTCTTCACATTTCTAGTCATTTTGTTAATCATGAACGTACTAAACACATAGAGATGGATTGTCATAAGGTCCGAGAGGTGATCGAAGATGGCGTTCTCAAGACTATGTTTGTGCGGACAGACAATCAGTTGGCTGATATTTTAACAAAGCCTCTTCATCCAGCTCCTTTCAGAGACAATATTCGCAAGATGGGA AGTCATTGGTCCTCCACTTTGAGAAGTGTAGGGTTTGATCTGAGAGAGATGATCTTCTTGGGGATCATGGGGAATG GGACATTGCCTACTGGTTATGCAGAGGTGTATGCTCATGATGTATGTCAAAATGGAACAAGTTGG AGGGAATTGGAGAACACTGAGTGGGGTAACCCTGTTTGCTGTGGCATTTTG GGCATGGTGAGGTTTCTTAAGGAGCTGGCTAGAGATGTGTCACTCGCACACTAA
- the LOC104702829 gene encoding serine carboxypeptidase-like 9 isoform X4, translating into MNLTPKFLLLLLFVMSYHAESGSLVKFLPGFEGPLPFELETGYIGIGKKEEEQLFYYFIKSENNPEEDPLLLWLEGGPGSSSLNGLLMEIGPLNLKSEVYNGTVPSLVSTTYSWTKMASIIFLDQPVGAGFSYSRTPLNKTTDANEVNIIYEFLQKWLSKHPQYLSNPFYATGSSYAGMIVPALVDKISEGNYICCNPPINIQGYVLGNPMTHYDIEQNSRIPFAHGMSLISDELYTSMKRFCKGNYFNVDPSNTKCLELVEEFHLCIDDLNIYNPLIPDCEDPADTQNISPDCYYYKYHLEERWANTESVRKALHIKKGSKREWVRFNRRIPYDQDIKSNSIPYHMKNSLNGYRSLIFSGDHDMALPSIGTQAWINSLNYSITHDWKPWMINNQIAGYARTYSNKMTFATVKASVDTRQSIYQKRPLSCSKCGSVANFCNRASCPFN; encoded by the exons atgaatttaaCACCAAAatttctgcttctgcttctatTTGTCATGAGTTATCATGCTGAATCTGGCTCTCTCGTCAAGTTTCTTCCCGGTTTTGAAGGCCCTCTTCCTTTCGAACTTGAAACCGG GTACATTGGTATTGGtaagaaagaggaagagcaacTGTTTTACTATTTCATCAAGTCTGAGAATAATCCAGAAGAAGACCCTCTTCTTCTATGGTTAGAGGGAGGACCTGGAAGTTCTTCTCTCAATGGCCTTCTTATGGAGATTG GCCCTTTGAATTTGAAGTCCGAGGTTTATAATGGAACTGTCCCTTCTTTGGTATCAACTACATATTCATGGACAAAG ATGGCGAGCATAATATTCTTGGATCAGCCTGTTGGAGCTGGCTTCTCATATTCAAGAACTCCACTTAATAAAACTACTGACGCAAATGAAGTTAACATCATATATGAGTTTCTTCAAAAG TGGCTAAGCAAGCATCCACAATATTTGTCCAATCCATTTTATGCTACTGGAAGTTCTTATGCCGGTATGATTGTTCCGGCCCTCGTTGACAAAATCTCAGAAG gaaattatatatgttgCAACCCTCCTATAAATATACAG GGTTATGTGCTCGGAAACCCAATGACACATTATGACATTGAACAAAACTCTCGTATTCCATTTGCTCATGGAATGTCACTTATCTCTGATGAACTCTACACG TCAATGAAGAGATTTTGCAAAGGAAATTATTTCAATGTGGATCCAAGTAACACAAAATGTTTGGAGCTTGTTGAAGAATTCCATTTG TGCATTGACgacctaaatatatataatccattgATACCAGATTGCGAGGACCCAGCAGATACACAAAATATATCTCCTGATTGCTAT TATTACAAGTATCATCTCGAAGAACGATGGGCCAACACAGAGAGCGTTCGCAAAGCTCTTCATATCAAAAAG GGGAGCAAAAGAGAATGGGTGCGATTTAATCGTAGAATACCATACGATCAAGACATTAAAAGCAATAGTATACCATACCATATGAAAAACAGCCTTAACGGCTACCGGTCTCTTATCTTCAG TGGTGATCATGATATGGCGTTGCCTTCCATTGGAACTCAAGCCTGGATAAATTCTCTCAATTATTCGATCACTCACGACTGGAAGCCTTGGATGATAAACAATCAAATCGCTGG ATACGCGAGAACTTATTCCAACAAGATGACATTTGCTACTGTCAAAGCAAG TGTGGACACACGCCAGAGTATCTACCAGAAGAGACCTCTGTCGTGTTCAAAATGTGGCTCAGTGGCCAACTTTTGTAATAGAGCCTCATGCCCTTTTAACTAG
- the LOC104702832 gene encoding serine carboxypeptidase-like 9, whose translation MNMTLKFLLLLLFVLCHHAESGSIVKFLPGFEGPLPFELETGYIGIGEKEEDQLFYYFIKSENNPEEDPLLLWLEGAPGSSSLSGLLMEIGPLTVKTERYNGSVPSLVSTTYSWTKAASIIFLDQPVGSGFSYSSKTPLDNSTDTIEVNKIHEFLQKWLSKHPQYLSNPFYATGNAYAGMLIPALVEKISKENYICCKPPINLQGYVLGNPVTDYATERNYRVQFAHGMSLISDELYESLKRECNGNYFNVDPPRSKKCLKLVEEFNKLTDDINFYDILLPKCDEQLDPENMEPDCFYYKYYLEERWANTESVREALHIKKGTTEDWLRLNHVIPYENDIRSSVPYHKKNSIIGYRSLIFSGDHDMVSPTIATQAWIKSLNYSITRDWQPWRINDEIAGYTRTYSNKMTFATVKGCGHTSEYLPEETSILFKRWLNGQLV comes from the exons ATGAATATGACATTAAAgtttctgcttctgcttctttttgttttgtgtcatCATGCTGAATCTGGCTCTATCGTGAAGTTTCTTCCCGGTTTTGAAGGCCCTCTTCCTTTCGAACTCGAAACAGG GTACATTGGTATTGGTGAGAAAGAGGAAGATCAACTGTTTTACTATTTCATCAAGTCTGAGAATAATCCAGAAGAAGACCCTCTCCTTCTATGGTTAGAGGGAGCACCTGGAAGTTCTTCTCTGTCTGGCCTTCTTATGGAGATTG GCCCTTTGACTGTGAAAACCGAGCGTTACAATGGAAGTGTGCCCTCTTTGGTATCAACTACATATTCATGGACAAAG gcGGCGAGCATAATATTCTTGGATCAGCCTGTTGGATCTGGATTCTCATATTCATCAAAAACTCCACTTGATAACTCTACTGACACGATTGAAGTTAACAAAATCCATGAGTTTCTTCAAAAG tGGCTAAGCAAGCATCCACAATATTTGTCCAATCCATTTTACGCTACTGGAAATGCTTATGCCGGTATGCTTATTCCTGCCCTCGTTGAGAAAATCTCAAAAG aaaattatatatgttgcaAGCCTCCTATAAACCTACAG GGTTATGTGCTCGGAAACCCGGTAACAGATTATGCAACTGAACGAAACTATCGTGTTCAATTTGCTCATGGAATGTCACTAATCTCTGATGAACTCTACGAG TCACTAAAGAGAGAATGTAACGGAAATTATTTCAATGTGGATCCACCACGTAGcaaaaaatgtttgaaacttGTTGAAGAATTCAATAAG TTGACTGACGACATaaatttttatgatatattgctACCAAAATGCGATGAGCAATTAGATCCAGAAAATATGGAACCTGATTGCTTT TATTATAAGTATTATCTCGAAGAACGTTGGGCCAACACAGAGAGCGTTCGCGAAGCTCTTCATATCAAAAAG GGGACCACAGAAGACTGGTTGCGATTAAATCATGTGATACCATACGAGAACGACATTAGGAGCAGTGTACCATACCATAAGAAAAACAGCATTATTGGCTACCGGTCTCTTATCTTCAG TGGTGATCATGATATGGTGTCGCCTACCATTGCAACTCAAGCCTGGATAAAATCTCTCAATTATTCCATCACTCGTGACTGGCAGCCTTGGAGAATAAACGATGAGATCGCTGG ATACACGAGGACTTATTCGAATAAGATGACATTTGCTACTGTCAAG GGATGTGGACACACGTCTGAGTATCTACCAGAAGAGACCTCTATCCTGTTCAAAAGGTGGCTCAATGGCCAACTTGTGTAA